Proteins from a genomic interval of Polaribacter sejongensis:
- the gndA gene encoding NADP-dependent phosphogluconate dehydrogenase produces MSNFKTNITFIMGVSGCGKSTIGHLLSKELNVPFFDGDDFHPKKNILKMSNGEALNDDDRFGWLQTLNKLAIEQLKDKGCIIVCSALKEKYRDILNTNIKDSVKWVFLDGSFNQIKERINQREGHFMSADLLKSQFDILEAPKNAIKVDISLTPKNIVKVISKELSKKSEFGLFGLGVMGKSLARNLANKGFHISLFNRHVPGIEEDVAKNFKNEFKELATSLPFDHIESFVNSLETPRKIMLMVNAGKIVDNVIEDLLPFLEDGDILIDGGNSNYNKTKERFDYLKGKNIHFVGAGVSGGEEGALKGPSIMPGGSKESYKGVQPFLEAIAAKDANNLPCCTYIGTEGSGHFVKMVHNGIEYVEMQLLAEVFVMLKALGHNPDEIADILESWKETTNSYLLEITIDILRKKEGDDWLVNQIMDKAGNKGTGNWTTITTAQLGVPSSMIATALFARYTSFYKDERIAASKNLATKINTNFNVAIDDILKAYQFARIVNHYQGFKLIQEASKNYQWNLNLSELARVWTNGCIIRSELMVELVTIFKSTDNILTDETIIDKIKTLKPSVKKAVSECILNELPIPNFSESINFLNSFAIANSSANLIQAQRDYFGAHTYQRINDESNKFYHTEWNN; encoded by the coding sequence ATGAGCAATTTTAAAACAAACATTACATTTATTATGGGAGTTTCTGGTTGTGGAAAAAGCACCATCGGTCACTTATTATCTAAAGAATTAAATGTTCCTTTTTTTGATGGAGATGATTTTCATCCGAAGAAAAACATTTTAAAAATGTCTAATGGAGAGGCCTTAAATGATGATGATAGATTCGGTTGGTTACAAACATTAAACAAATTAGCAATAGAACAATTAAAGGATAAAGGTTGCATTATAGTTTGTTCTGCATTGAAAGAGAAATATCGTGATATTTTAAACACAAACATAAAAGATAGTGTAAAGTGGGTTTTTCTTGATGGTTCTTTCAATCAAATTAAAGAAAGAATAAATCAACGTGAAGGTCATTTTATGAGTGCTGATTTATTGAAATCTCAATTTGACATTTTAGAAGCACCAAAAAACGCTATTAAAGTCGATATAAGTTTAACGCCTAAAAATATTGTAAAAGTGATTAGTAAGGAATTATCAAAAAAATCGGAATTTGGATTATTCGGATTAGGAGTTATGGGGAAAAGCCTTGCTCGAAATTTAGCTAATAAAGGGTTTCATATATCTCTATTCAACAGACATGTTCCAGGTATAGAAGAAGATGTTGCTAAAAATTTTAAAAATGAATTTAAAGAATTAGCAACAAGTCTTCCGTTTGACCATATCGAATCTTTTGTAAATTCTCTAGAGACGCCAAGAAAAATCATGTTAATGGTGAATGCTGGTAAAATTGTAGATAATGTTATTGAAGATCTATTGCCTTTTTTAGAAGATGGAGATATCTTAATAGACGGAGGAAATTCAAACTACAATAAAACCAAAGAACGCTTTGATTATCTAAAAGGTAAAAACATTCATTTTGTTGGCGCTGGGGTTTCTGGTGGAGAAGAAGGTGCTTTAAAAGGTCCATCTATTATGCCCGGAGGAAGCAAAGAAAGTTATAAAGGCGTGCAACCTTTTTTAGAAGCTATCGCTGCTAAAGATGCCAACAACTTACCTTGTTGCACCTATATAGGTACAGAAGGCAGTGGTCATTTTGTGAAAATGGTACACAATGGAATTGAATATGTAGAAATGCAATTGTTAGCAGAAGTGTTTGTAATGTTAAAAGCATTAGGGCATAATCCGGATGAAATAGCAGATATTCTAGAATCTTGGAAAGAAACAACAAACAGCTATTTATTAGAAATCACCATCGATATTTTAAGAAAAAAAGAAGGTGATGATTGGTTAGTGAACCAAATAATGGATAAGGCAGGAAATAAAGGAACAGGAAACTGGACTACCATAACTACCGCTCAATTAGGAGTGCCAAGTTCTATGATTGCTACTGCTCTATTTGCTCGTTATACTTCTTTTTATAAGGATGAAAGAATTGCTGCAAGCAAAAATTTAGCAACAAAAATCAACACTAATTTTAACGTTGCCATTGATGATATTTTAAAAGCATATCAATTTGCAAGAATAGTGAATCATTATCAAGGTTTTAAATTGATACAAGAAGCGTCTAAAAACTACCAATGGAATTTGAACTTAAGTGAATTGGCTAGAGTTTGGACAAACGGTTGTATTATTAGATCTGAATTAATGGTAGAATTGGTTACCATATTTAAATCTACAGACAATATTTTAACTGATGAAACCATCATTGATAAAATAAAAACGCTAAAACCTAGTGTTAAAAAAGCAGTTTCTGAATGTATTTTAAATGAATTACCGATTCCTAACTTTAGTGAATCTATTAATTTCTTAAACAGTTTTGCCATCGCAAATTCATCAGCAAATTTAATACAAGCACAACGTGATTATTTTGGGGCTCATACCTACCAAAGAATTAATGACGAATCAAATAAATTCTATCATACAGAATGGAATAATTAA
- a CDS encoding Nramp family divalent metal transporter, with amino-acid sequence MTTPQNKKSFLQKIIAVILGFGPGIFAIGYTIGTGSVTSMIVAGSKFNMQLLWVLLISCLFSGVLMFTYGNYALITGETALYGFKKHFKYGKIFAILIIVGITFGQWNSLMGILGISANIIFEILAMNFEGLIAYKYETVLITAIVIIITFYLLMLVGKYTFFEKILVIFVSLMGLSFILSLCFVQPLSMDVVKGLIPTIPDVAGGKMLVAAFVGTTMASATFLSRPLFVKGKGWTIKNLDQQKKDSITAAILIFIISGVIMAVAAGALYYQGKEVTQVLDMANTLEPVAGSWAVSIFFFGALSAGLSSIFPCLLIAPLLIADYQSGKLDTNSRQFRIITAIACLVALIGPAFGANPIEIQILSQVFNVFVLPIVILGIILIVNNKKIMQGYETSLFVNIGLFASLLFACIISYNGILALIEYF; translated from the coding sequence ATGACAACACCCCAAAATAAAAAGTCATTCCTACAAAAAATAATAGCAGTTATTTTAGGATTTGGCCCTGGGATTTTCGCCATTGGATATACCATTGGTACAGGTAGTGTAACTTCTATGATTGTTGCAGGTAGTAAATTTAACATGCAACTCTTATGGGTACTTTTAATAAGTTGCCTTTTCTCTGGTGTACTAATGTTTACTTATGGAAATTATGCTTTAATAACAGGAGAAACAGCTCTTTATGGCTTTAAAAAACATTTTAAATATGGTAAAATATTCGCCATTTTAATCATTGTTGGTATTACGTTTGGCCAATGGAACTCTTTAATGGGAATTTTAGGTATTTCTGCCAATATTATTTTTGAAATATTAGCCATGAACTTCGAAGGTTTAATCGCCTATAAATATGAAACCGTTTTAATTACTGCAATTGTAATAATTATTACTTTTTACTTATTAATGTTGGTAGGTAAATACACCTTTTTCGAAAAAATACTTGTCATTTTTGTAAGCTTAATGGGGCTTTCATTTATACTTTCTTTATGTTTTGTACAGCCACTTTCTATGGATGTAGTTAAAGGTTTAATACCAACAATACCAGACGTAGCAGGTGGTAAAATGTTAGTTGCAGCCTTTGTTGGTACTACAATGGCATCAGCTACCTTTTTATCAAGGCCTTTGTTTGTAAAAGGAAAAGGATGGACTATTAAAAATTTAGATCAACAAAAAAAGGATTCTATAACAGCAGCAATTTTAATCTTTATTATTAGTGGTGTTATTATGGCAGTCGCTGCAGGTGCATTGTATTACCAAGGGAAAGAAGTTACCCAAGTTTTAGATATGGCAAATACTTTAGAACCTGTTGCAGGGAGTTGGGCAGTTTCAATTTTCTTTTTTGGAGCATTAAGTGCTGGTTTATCTTCTATTTTCCCGTGTTTACTAATTGCTCCTTTATTAATTGCCGATTATCAATCAGGAAAACTAGACACCAATTCGCGTCAGTTTAGAATCATAACTGCAATTGCGTGTTTGGTTGCATTAATAGGTCCTGCTTTTGGAGCAAATCCAATAGAAATTCAAATTTTATCGCAAGTTTTTAATGTGTTTGTTTTACCAATTGTTATTCTTGGAATCATTTTAATCGTAAATAATAAAAAAATAATGCAGGGTTACGAAACAAGTCTATTTGTAAATATAGGATTGTTTGCTTCACTCCTTTTTGCATGCATCATTTCTTATAATGGAATATTAGCTCTTATAGAATATTTTTAA
- a CDS encoding FadR/GntR family transcriptional regulator yields the protein MKISLIDTNAKKTSENSVICMIRDLINSKNLERGDKLPSERIMSEKFDVKRNHIREAIRKLEFYGIIKSMSQSGTILNIGLTGFNGMVDEIISLNTPTFNELVETRISLELKTVSLAAQRRTESDLKRIKDTLNDFKAKITEGDDYLEEDLLFHLAIAKASKNNTMISLMLLITPPILATYDRKSVCEGDKLISEIKKHEDIYLAIESQDTELATDMMKHHFNKLSKHITSSDINDSKK from the coding sequence ATGAAAATAAGTCTGATAGATACGAACGCAAAGAAAACCTCAGAAAACAGTGTGATTTGCATGATTAGAGATTTAATTAACTCTAAAAATTTAGAACGAGGAGACAAACTACCTTCAGAAAGAATTATGTCTGAAAAGTTTGATGTCAAAAGAAATCACATTAGAGAGGCTATCAGGAAATTAGAGTTTTATGGAATCATAAAATCTATGTCTCAAAGCGGTACTATTTTAAATATTGGGTTAACAGGTTTTAACGGAATGGTAGATGAAATTATTTCTTTGAACACTCCAACTTTTAATGAACTGGTAGAAACGAGAATATCATTAGAATTAAAGACTGTTAGTTTAGCGGCTCAAAGAAGAACAGAGTCTGATTTAAAGCGAATAAAGGACACCTTAAATGATTTTAAAGCTAAAATTACTGAGGGAGATGATTATTTAGAAGAGGATTTATTATTTCATTTAGCCATCGCTAAAGCAAGTAAAAACAATACAATGATTTCGTTAATGCTTTTGATTACACCGCCTATTCTTGCTACTTACGACAGAAAATCGGTGTGTGAAGGAGATAAATTAATTTCTGAAATAAAAAAACACGAAGATATTTATTTAGCCATAGAATCTCAAGACACTGAACTGGCAACGGACATGATGAAACATCATTTTAATAAATTATCTAAACATATTACAAGTAGTGATATAAATGATTCAAAAAAATAA
- a CDS encoding polysaccharide lyase family 7 protein encodes MIKSVSTIFIFSILLILSSCDNKPKKADKKEAEKEVAKTVYPSDVIPFFDHWKLILGDGTNAGIANNFENKDFFYATNDKKEDWVVFKSPNGGNTHGTSNNTRTELAQVKKWYPKTANDKLTATLKVMNVSATGDARVAASHAVVVGQIHSADKHENEPLKIFYKKYPGHTKGSVFWHYEINTAGEDNSGRWDYSYAVWGDDFSVVGTDANTPPEEPKDGIALDEEFSYEIEVKDGIMNLKFTSEGHETKTFTKNLIESEYTTKDDIPEQTRKLFGPLGQDGVERKEAYAGEGCFFKLGTYNQTNGKSPEVNRNWCSGAETHGGDVKKQYADGNYAEVWFKTASITISSNSVSNDGYFSKNDLLYQKEAKH; translated from the coding sequence ATGATTAAATCGGTATCAACCATCTTTATATTTAGCATTCTATTAATATTAAGTAGTTGCGATAACAAGCCTAAAAAGGCTGATAAAAAAGAAGCTGAGAAAGAAGTTGCAAAAACAGTGTATCCAAGTGACGTTATTCCTTTTTTCGATCATTGGAAATTAATATTAGGAGACGGTACTAATGCTGGAATTGCAAATAATTTTGAAAATAAAGATTTCTTTTACGCTACAAACGATAAAAAAGAAGATTGGGTTGTTTTTAAATCACCTAACGGTGGAAACACACACGGAACTTCAAACAATACAAGAACAGAATTAGCGCAAGTAAAAAAATGGTATCCTAAAACTGCCAACGACAAATTAACAGCTACACTTAAAGTCATGAATGTATCTGCAACTGGAGATGCTCGTGTAGCCGCTTCACACGCCGTTGTTGTTGGTCAAATTCATAGTGCAGATAAGCACGAAAACGAACCTCTTAAAATATTTTACAAGAAATATCCAGGACACACAAAAGGTTCTGTGTTTTGGCATTATGAAATAAATACAGCTGGAGAAGATAACTCTGGAAGATGGGATTATTCTTATGCTGTTTGGGGTGATGACTTTTCTGTTGTTGGTACAGATGCAAACACACCGCCAGAAGAACCAAAAGACGGAATTGCATTGGATGAAGAATTTAGTTATGAAATTGAAGTTAAAGACGGAATCATGAACTTGAAATTTACAAGTGAAGGACACGAAACTAAAACGTTTACAAAAAACTTAATTGAATCTGAATACACAACAAAAGATGATATTCCTGAACAAACAAGAAAATTATTTGGACCACTTGGTCAAGATGGTGTAGAACGTAAAGAAGCTTACGCAGGAGAAGGTTGTTTTTTTAAGCTTGGAACTTACAATCAAACTAACGGAAAATCTCCAGAAGTAAACAGAAACTGGTGTTCTGGTGCAGAAACACATGGTGGAGATGTCAAAAAACAATATGCAGATGGAAACTATGCTGAAGTTTGGTTTAAAACTGCGAGCATTACTATAAGTAGTAATTCAGTTTCTAACGATGGTTATTTTTCTAAAAATGATTTATTGTATCAAAAAGAAGCAAAACACTAA
- a CDS encoding SDR family NAD(P)-dependent oxidoreductase: MKNNNKLVGKNILVTAGAQGIGESITKHFIDNGAHVAIHYFSSADTANQLVEYATSKGQKAIAIAGDLTKEADAKTVVEKTIEALGGLDILINNAGSLVARKMLGEMEAEFWHKVMDINMTSMMFVTKAAAPHLAKNDNSSIVNLASLAGRKGGHPGSLVYATSKGAILTFTRALSTELGPQGTRVNAVAPGLILGTSFHNTHTTKESAAETTAGIPIQRAGNAADVARAVLFLASEYDGFITGATLDINGGVYNM; this comes from the coding sequence ATGAAGAACAATAATAAATTAGTTGGAAAAAACATATTAGTCACTGCTGGTGCACAAGGAATTGGAGAATCTATCACCAAACATTTTATAGATAATGGTGCGCATGTAGCAATTCATTATTTTTCTAGTGCAGACACTGCAAATCAATTAGTAGAATATGCAACGAGTAAAGGACAGAAAGCAATTGCTATTGCAGGAGATTTAACCAAAGAGGCAGATGCTAAAACAGTAGTAGAAAAAACAATAGAAGCTTTAGGCGGTTTAGATATCCTTATTAACAATGCAGGATCTCTTGTTGCAAGAAAAATGTTAGGGGAAATGGAAGCAGAATTTTGGCATAAAGTTATGGACATTAACATGACTTCTATGATGTTTGTAACAAAAGCAGCAGCACCTCATCTTGCAAAAAATGACAATAGTAGTATTGTTAATTTGGCATCACTTGCAGGACGTAAAGGTGGACATCCAGGATCTTTAGTATATGCTACAAGTAAAGGTGCTATCTTAACATTTACAAGAGCCTTGTCTACAGAATTAGGACCTCAAGGAACAAGAGTTAATGCAGTTGCACCGGGTTTAATTCTTGGTACTTCTTTTCATAATACACACACTACAAAGGAATCTGCAGCAGAAACTACAGCAGGAATTCCAATTCAAAGAGCTGGTAATGCTGCGGACGTTGCTCGTGCTGTTTTATTTTTAGCATCTGAGTACGATGGATTTATTACAGGTGCAACCTTAGATATTAATGGTGGTGTTTACAATATGTAA
- a CDS encoding RbsD/FucU domain-containing protein, with translation MLKTAVIHPTIMEVLARSGHFAQVVIADGNLPVGAMTGPNSTTVHLNFRPGLLDALTVLEGILEVCPVQGAIVMEKPAEANAEIHNEYKNLLGDVTWDEMERYAFYDKIRDQNTTLIIQTGEQRRFANLILTVGVVKMAEESNF, from the coding sequence ATGTTAAAAACGGCAGTAATACACCCTACAATAATGGAAGTGCTTGCAAGATCCGGTCACTTTGCACAAGTTGTTATCGCTGATGGTAATTTACCTGTTGGAGCAATGACAGGGCCTAATTCAACTACTGTTCACCTTAATTTTCGTCCGGGTCTTTTAGATGCGCTTACCGTACTAGAAGGAATTCTAGAAGTTTGTCCTGTTCAAGGTGCCATCGTTATGGAAAAGCCAGCAGAAGCAAATGCAGAAATTCATAATGAATATAAAAATTTATTGGGTGATGTAACTTGGGATGAAATGGAGCGTTATGCTTTTTATGATAAAATTAGAGATCAAAATACAACCTTAATTATTCAAACTGGAGAACAACGTCGTTTTGCAAATTTAATTTTAACTGTTGGTGTTGTTAAAATGGCAGAAGAAAGCAACTTTTAA
- a CDS encoding polysaccharide lyase family 7 protein — MKITITKSSLQSFLMISLGLLLIGCSNPKKKEPSKELKAVTYPSDVLPFLNEWSILCGDGTKYKELVDVEHKDFFYVENEEGTDWVVYKTPNAGITSRTSSNTRTELGQKKHWIPETGGKLTGTLKVQHVSTSGDARVAASYSVVVGQIHSDEGHENEPIKIFYKKFPGHTKGSVFWNYEINTEGDNSGRWDYSSAVWGNDMSVVGPDATTYPEEPKDGIELGEEFSYEINVYKGIMYLTFTSEGHETIKFTKNLLKSEFSTKADIPQQIRSLYVAIGRDGVERENAYAGEINYFKQGAYNQTNGKNPEDNIVWSTGSETYNGDIAKQYANGCYAEVWFREGTVGEGTLPDEE, encoded by the coding sequence ATGAAAATAACAATCACTAAATCATCTTTACAGTCCTTTTTAATGATAAGCTTAGGTTTATTGTTAATTGGTTGTTCTAATCCAAAGAAAAAAGAGCCTTCTAAAGAACTAAAAGCAGTCACTTATCCTAGTGATGTTTTACCCTTTTTAAATGAATGGAGTATTCTTTGCGGAGACGGTACAAAGTATAAAGAATTAGTAGACGTAGAACATAAAGACTTTTTTTATGTAGAAAATGAAGAAGGAACTGATTGGGTGGTTTATAAAACACCTAACGCTGGTATTACTTCTAGAACATCTAGTAATACAAGAACAGAACTAGGTCAGAAAAAACATTGGATACCAGAAACAGGTGGTAAATTAACGGGTACCTTAAAAGTACAACATGTTTCTACTTCTGGTGACGCTAGAGTAGCCGCTTCTTACTCTGTTGTAGTTGGACAAATTCATAGTGATGAAGGTCATGAAAATGAACCAATCAAAATATTTTATAAAAAATTTCCTGGTCATACAAAAGGATCTGTTTTCTGGAATTATGAAATTAATACAGAAGGAGATAATTCTGGGAGATGGGATTATTCATCAGCCGTTTGGGGAAATGACATGTCTGTTGTTGGACCTGATGCTACCACATACCCTGAAGAACCTAAAGATGGAATTGAATTAGGTGAGGAATTTAGTTATGAAATTAATGTATATAAAGGTATCATGTATTTAACTTTTACAAGCGAAGGACATGAAACAATTAAGTTTACTAAAAATTTATTAAAATCTGAATTTTCAACAAAAGCAGATATTCCTCAACAAATACGATCTCTTTATGTAGCAATTGGTCGCGATGGTGTAGAACGTGAAAACGCCTATGCTGGAGAAATTAATTATTTTAAACAAGGAGCTTACAATCAAACAAACGGTAAAAACCCTGAAGATAATATTGTTTGGAGTACTGGATCTGAAACTTACAATGGAGATATCGCTAAACAATATGCCAACGGATGCTATGCAGAAGTTTGGTTTAGAGAAGGAACTGTGGGAGAAGGTACATTGCCTGATGAAGAATAA